The following proteins come from a genomic window of Sulfitobacter indolifex:
- a CDS encoding ribose-phosphate pyrophosphokinase, with protein sequence MPRTSEPKLISGNANMPLAKAIARRMSLHRGVNVGLVDARVERFNDGEIFVEVYENVRGEDMFIIQPTSNPANDNLMELMIMADALRRSSAARVTAVLPYFGYARQDRRTKARTPITAKMVANMLTGSGIERILTMDLHAAQIQGFFDIPVDNLYASPIFALDIKDTFKDRMDELMVVSPDVGGVARARELAKRINSPLSIVDKRREKAGEVAEMTVIGDVKGKICLIVDDICDTAGTLCKAAEVLLENGAKEVHSYITHGVMSGPAVERVENSVMKSLVITDSIAPTAAIKKAPNIRIVPTAPMFAQAILNIWNGTSVSSLFEAETLGPIYDGMYAAS encoded by the coding sequence ATGCCACGCACTTCAGAACCTAAGCTGATCTCAGGCAATGCCAATATGCCGCTTGCCAAGGCCATCGCCCGGCGCATGTCGCTGCATCGCGGCGTTAACGTGGGGCTCGTGGACGCACGGGTCGAACGCTTCAACGACGGCGAGATTTTCGTCGAAGTTTATGAGAACGTGCGCGGTGAGGATATGTTCATCATCCAGCCCACGTCGAACCCGGCCAATGACAACCTGATGGAACTGATGATCATGGCCGACGCGCTGCGCCGGTCTTCGGCGGCCCGGGTGACGGCTGTGTTGCCCTACTTCGGCTACGCCCGCCAAGATCGCCGCACCAAGGCCCGCACGCCGATCACCGCCAAGATGGTCGCCAATATGCTGACCGGGAGTGGCATCGAACGCATCCTGACGATGGACCTGCACGCGGCACAGATTCAGGGGTTCTTCGACATCCCAGTCGACAACCTCTACGCCTCGCCGATCTTCGCGCTCGACATCAAAGACACCTTCAAAGACCGCATGGATGAGTTGATGGTCGTCAGCCCTGACGTGGGCGGCGTGGCCCGTGCGCGTGAGCTGGCCAAGCGTATTAATTCCCCTCTGTCGATCGTCGACAAGCGCCGCGAAAAGGCGGGCGAAGTGGCCGAGATGACCGTGATTGGTGACGTGAAGGGCAAGATCTGCCTGATCGTGGACGACATCTGCGATACTGCTGGCACGCTTTGCAAAGCCGCTGAAGTGCTGCTGGAGAATGGTGCCAAGGAAGTGCATTCCTACATTACTCACGGCGTTATGTCCGGCCCTGCGGTTGAGCGGGTTGAGAACTCGGTCATGAAATCGCTGGTGATCACCGACAGCATCGCGCCGACCGCTGCGATAAAGAAAGCACCGAACATCCGCATCGTGCCGACGGCGCCGATGTTTGCCCAAGCGATCCTGAACATCTGGAACGGCACCTCTGTCTCTTCGCTATTTGAGGCAGAGACACTTGGTCCGATCTATGACGGAATGTATGCCGCGAGCTAA
- a CDS encoding threonine aldolase family protein, whose product MFFASDNAGPVHPKVMERVIAANSDYAMPYGKDPIMDEVRAQIREQFEAPEAAVYLVATGTAANALALACYCQPWQTIFCSKVAHIEEDECNAPEFYSGAAKLTLVETDDKMTPDALRRAITARGLGDVHSPQRGPVSITQVTERGGVHSLDELQALTAVAKEHDLPVHMDGARFANALVALGCTPAEMTWKSGVDVVSFGGTKNGCMGVEAVVFFDPQKAWEFELRRKRGAHLFSKHRFLSAQMAGYLADGAWLETAKIANANAAHLAQGLRKAGVKFLHEPAANMIFARFPRAIHRKLHDAGARYYLWDGTLDGDDGEMLAARMVCDWSISRDQIDQFLSHF is encoded by the coding sequence ATGTTTTTCGCCTCTGACAATGCCGGCCCCGTCCATCCCAAGGTGATGGAGCGCGTGATCGCCGCCAACAGCGATTACGCCATGCCCTACGGCAAAGACCCGATCATGGACGAGGTGCGCGCGCAGATACGTGAGCAGTTTGAGGCACCTGAGGCCGCGGTCTATCTTGTTGCAACCGGAACGGCAGCGAATGCGCTGGCGCTGGCCTGCTATTGCCAGCCGTGGCAGACGATCTTTTGCTCCAAAGTCGCGCATATCGAAGAAGACGAATGCAATGCGCCTGAATTCTACAGCGGCGCGGCCAAGCTGACGCTGGTCGAGACCGACGACAAAATGACCCCAGACGCCCTGCGCCGCGCCATCACCGCGCGGGGTCTTGGCGATGTGCACAGCCCGCAGCGCGGCCCGGTGTCAATCACCCAAGTGACCGAACGCGGCGGCGTCCATAGCCTTGACGAATTGCAGGCGCTGACAGCGGTCGCCAAGGAACACGATCTACCCGTCCATATGGACGGCGCGCGTTTTGCAAATGCGCTGGTGGCTCTAGGCTGCACCCCGGCAGAGATGACGTGGAAATCGGGCGTTGATGTTGTCAGCTTCGGCGGGACCAAAAACGGCTGTATGGGCGTGGAGGCGGTGGTGTTTTTCGACCCCCAGAAAGCGTGGGAGTTTGAACTACGTCGCAAACGCGGGGCGCATCTTTTCTCCAAACACCGGTTCCTTTCTGCGCAGATGGCGGGCTATCTCGCCGATGGCGCATGGTTGGAAACGGCCAAAATTGCCAATGCCAACGCAGCGCATCTCGCCCAAGGGCTGCGCAAGGCGGGCGTTAAGTTTCTCCATGAGCCTGCGGCCAATATGATCTTCGCCCGCTTCCCCCGCGCCATCCACCGCAAACTGCATGACGCAGGCGCGCGCTATTACCTGTGGGACGGCACGCTGGACGGTGACGATGGCGAGATGCTGGCCGCGCGGATGGTCTGCGACTGGTCGATCAGCCGCGACCAGATCGACCAGTTCCTAAGCCACTTTTAA
- a CDS encoding H-type lectin domain-containing protein has protein sequence MKRLRSHTIGLDSGDVMLFSDYEDGGPMWTGRGQRERRRRITFSEPFREPPHVQVNMSLWDIDASTVTRADICAEAVTEAGFDMVFRTWGDTRVARVRLAWTAIGGVGEEDDWVVG, from the coding sequence ATGAAACGACTGCGCAGCCATACCATCGGTCTGGACAGCGGCGATGTCATGCTGTTCTCGGACTATGAGGACGGTGGGCCGATGTGGACGGGCAGGGGCCAGCGCGAGCGCCGTCGCCGGATCACCTTTTCAGAACCCTTCCGCGAGCCGCCCCATGTTCAGGTGAACATGTCGCTTTGGGACATCGACGCCAGTACCGTCACCCGTGCGGACATCTGCGCTGAGGCGGTGACTGAAGCGGGTTTTGATATGGTGTTTCGCACCTGGGGCGACACCCGCGTCGCACGGGTGCGCTTGGCTTGGACGGCGATTGGGGGCGTAGGGGAAGAGGACGACTGGGTCGTCGGCTAG
- a CDS encoding alpha/beta fold hydrolase, which yields MIPETNARRFGHGPRPALAIHCSLAHSGAWRGVGAALSDELTLRAFDLPMHGRSGDWDGQGNIHDVATDMALSLLEAPMDLIGHSFGATVALRLAIEHPELVRSMTLIEPVYFAAAKQDDPDAMAEYNDQNAAFEAALAEGDKDTAARLFNRVWGDGTKWDQIPEPTRAYMVDRIGFIPASSPFLGEDSAGLLAPGMFDRASMPALLVEGSASPKAAHAINDSLMRRLPNARRVSVDGAGHMVPITHPAEVAEAIRDFLSDVPLV from the coding sequence GTGATTCCAGAGACCAACGCGCGCCGTTTCGGTCACGGCCCGCGCCCGGCGCTGGCGATCCATTGCTCGCTGGCGCATTCCGGTGCCTGGCGCGGCGTTGGGGCCGCCTTGTCGGACGAGCTGACCCTGCGGGCGTTCGATCTGCCGATGCACGGACGTTCTGGCGATTGGGACGGGCAGGGCAATATCCACGATGTAGCGACCGATATGGCGCTGAGCCTGCTCGAAGCGCCGATGGACCTGATCGGCCATTCTTTCGGCGCGACCGTGGCGCTGCGGCTGGCGATCGAACACCCCGAATTGGTGCGCAGCATGACCTTGATTGAGCCAGTCTATTTTGCCGCAGCCAAGCAGGATGATCCTGACGCGATGGCCGAATACAACGATCAGAACGCGGCATTCGAGGCTGCGTTGGCCGAGGGCGACAAAGACACCGCCGCACGGCTGTTCAACCGGGTCTGGGGCGATGGCACGAAATGGGATCAAATCCCTGAACCGACCCGCGCCTATATGGTGGACCGGATTGGATTTATCCCCGCTTCTTCACCCTTCCTTGGCGAAGACAGCGCCGGGTTGCTTGCGCCGGGCATGTTCGACCGCGCGTCGATGCCCGCGCTGCTGGTCGAGGGGAGCGCTTCGCCCAAGGCGGCACATGCGATCAACGATTCGCTCATGCGCCGCCTGCCAAACGCGCGGCGGGTTTCAGTCGACGGGGCAGGGCATATGGTGCCCATCACCCACCCCGCCGAGGTCGCCGAGGCGATCCGCGATTTCCTGAGCGACGTGCCGCTGGTGTGA
- a CDS encoding F0F1 ATP synthase subunit epsilon: MADTMQFDLVSPERRLASMQVTAVQIPGTEGDMTAMADHAPTITTLRPGLLRVEGPEGTFEYVVTGGFAEIGGQGGVSVLAERAVARADMTQEEMDSMVAEAHSVYARAKDNWENEPGPVDDAAKLLADMVAVGDHIGLSSKQPNL; this comes from the coding sequence ATGGCAGACACAATGCAATTCGACCTCGTTTCGCCGGAACGGCGGCTGGCATCGATGCAGGTGACGGCCGTGCAGATTCCGGGCACTGAGGGCGACATGACGGCCATGGCCGATCATGCGCCCACCATCACCACCCTGCGTCCGGGCCTTCTGCGCGTTGAAGGGCCGGAGGGCACGTTCGAGTATGTCGTGACCGGCGGCTTCGCCGAAATCGGCGGTCAGGGCGGCGTGTCTGTGCTGGCGGAACGTGCCGTGGCACGCGCCGACATGACCCAGGAAGAGATGGACAGCATGGTGGCGGAGGCGCATTCCGTCTACGCCCGCGCCAAGGACAACTGGGAAAACGAACCCGGTCCCGTGGATGATGCGGCCAAGCTTCTGGCCGACATGGTTGCCGTTGGCGATCATATCGGGTTGTCGAGCAAGCAGCCCAACCTGTAA
- a CDS encoding bifunctional riboflavin kinase/FAD synthetase, which translates to MRIIRDYQFVDLPDRGATAAIGNFDGVHLGHRSVIELAQRAAPEAPLGVVTFEPHPREYFAPDAPPFRLMGREARAHRLEKIGVERLYELAFNGTLASLSPEAFARDVLHEGLGLAHVVVGADFCFGKGRAGTADDLVRFGDQYGFGVTIAPLMERDELTVSSTAIREALSGGETREAAAMLGHWHRIDGPVISGEQRGRELGFPTANMSIDGLHPPAFGVYAVLVDVLEGPHKGSYHGAASIGVRPMFGENKANLETYLFDFKGDLYGAPLSVGLVEHLRGEEKFDSLEALITQMDADCTRARAILEAL; encoded by the coding sequence ATGCGGATCATCCGAGATTATCAATTCGTCGACCTGCCCGATCGTGGTGCCACCGCTGCGATTGGCAATTTCGATGGCGTTCACCTTGGCCACCGGTCGGTAATCGAACTGGCGCAGCGCGCGGCCCCCGAGGCGCCCCTCGGTGTGGTCACCTTTGAACCGCATCCCCGCGAATATTTCGCCCCCGATGCCCCGCCTTTTCGTCTGATGGGCCGCGAGGCCCGCGCACATCGACTGGAGAAGATCGGCGTCGAACGGCTTTATGAGCTAGCCTTTAACGGTACGCTTGCCAGCCTCAGCCCCGAGGCATTTGCCCGGGATGTGCTGCACGAAGGGCTCGGGCTTGCACATGTGGTGGTCGGTGCTGACTTCTGCTTTGGCAAAGGCCGCGCAGGGACGGCGGACGATCTGGTGCGCTTCGGCGATCAGTATGGATTTGGCGTCACCATCGCCCCGCTGATGGAGCGTGATGAGCTGACGGTATCCTCGACCGCGATCCGCGAAGCGCTGAGCGGTGGTGAGACCCGCGAAGCGGCGGCCATGCTCGGCCATTGGCACCGTATTGATGGGCCAGTGATCTCAGGCGAACAGCGCGGCCGCGAGCTGGGCTTCCCCACTGCCAACATGTCCATCGATGGGCTGCACCCGCCTGCCTTTGGCGTCTATGCCGTGTTGGTGGATGTGCTGGAGGGGCCGCATAAGGGCAGCTATCACGGTGCGGCCAGCATCGGCGTGCGCCCCATGTTCGGCGAAAACAAAGCCAACCTTGAAACCTATCTCTTTGATTTCAAAGGCGACCTCTATGGTGCGCCGCTCTCGGTTGGACTGGTCGAGCACCTGCGTGGTGAAGAGAAGTTCGACAGTCTTGAGGCACTCATCACCCAGATGGACGCCGATTGCACCCGCGCCCGTGCCATTCTGGAGGCTCTATGA
- the atpD gene encoding F0F1 ATP synthase subunit beta — protein MANAVGKITQVIGAVVDVQFEGDLPEILNALHTQNQGKTLVLEVAQHLGENTVRAIAMDATEGLVRGQAVNDTGDQIRVPVGTATLGRIMNVTGDAVDEKGPVNSEATRAIHGDAPEFAEQSTETQILVTGIKVIDLLAPYTKGGKIGLFGGAGVGKTVLIMELINNIAKVHSGLSVFAGVGERTREGNDLYHEMIESGVIVPDNLVESKIALVYGQMNEPPGARMRIALTGLTLAEQFRDESGSDVLFFVDNIFRFTQAGSEVSALLGRIPSAVGYQPTLATDMGVMQERIASTKSGSITSVQAVYVPADDLTDPAPATSFAHLDATTVLDRSISEKGIYPAVDPLGSTSRLLDPLIIGDEHYKVATDVQQVLQRYKSLQDIIAILGMDELSEEDKLTVARARKIERFLSQPFDVAKVFTGSDGVQVPLEETIASFKAVVAGEYDHLPEGAFYMVGGIEDVKAKAEKMAADAA, from the coding sequence ATGGCAAATGCTGTCGGTAAAATCACACAGGTCATCGGCGCTGTCGTTGACGTTCAATTCGAAGGCGACCTGCCGGAGATCCTCAACGCGTTGCACACTCAGAACCAGGGCAAAACGCTGGTTCTCGAAGTGGCGCAGCACCTTGGCGAAAACACAGTCCGCGCAATTGCGATGGACGCCACCGAAGGTCTCGTCCGCGGTCAAGCCGTGAACGACACTGGCGACCAGATCCGCGTGCCCGTCGGCACCGCGACCCTGGGCCGCATCATGAACGTCACCGGCGACGCGGTTGACGAAAAAGGTCCGGTAAACTCCGAAGCCACCCGTGCGATCCACGGCGACGCGCCTGAGTTCGCCGAGCAGTCGACCGAGACACAGATCCTCGTGACAGGCATCAAGGTCATCGACCTGCTGGCGCCCTACACCAAGGGTGGTAAAATTGGTCTCTTCGGCGGTGCCGGCGTGGGCAAGACAGTTCTCATCATGGAACTGATCAACAACATCGCAAAAGTGCACTCCGGTCTGTCCGTTTTCGCGGGCGTGGGTGAGCGTACCCGTGAAGGTAACGACCTTTACCACGAGATGATCGAATCCGGCGTTATCGTTCCTGACAACCTCGTCGAGTCGAAAATTGCGCTGGTCTACGGTCAGATGAACGAACCTCCAGGTGCGCGTATGCGGATCGCCCTGACCGGCCTGACACTGGCCGAGCAGTTCCGCGACGAATCTGGTTCCGACGTTCTGTTCTTCGTCGACAACATCTTCCGCTTCACACAGGCCGGTTCCGAAGTGTCCGCTCTGCTGGGTCGTATTCCTTCCGCTGTGGGCTACCAGCCAACGCTGGCGACCGACATGGGCGTGATGCAGGAGCGTATTGCTTCGACCAAATCCGGTTCGATCACTTCCGTTCAGGCCGTTTACGTTCCTGCGGATGACCTTACCGACCCGGCGCCTGCAACATCCTTTGCCCACCTCGACGCGACAACGGTTCTTGACCGTTCGATCTCAGAAAAGGGCATCTACCCGGCGGTTGACCCGCTCGGCTCCACCTCGCGTCTGCTTGACCCGCTGATCATCGGCGACGAGCACTACAAGGTGGCGACAGACGTGCAGCAGGTGCTTCAGCGCTACAAATCGCTTCAGGACATCATCGCCATTCTCGGCATGGACGAGTTGAGCGAAGAAGACAAACTGACCGTGGCCCGCGCCCGTAAGATCGAGCGCTTCCTCAGCCAGCCCTTCGACGTGGCGAAAGTCTTTACTGGTTCCGACGGTGTTCAGGTGCCGCTGGAAGAAACAATCGCGTCGTTCAAGGCCGTGGTTGCCGGTGAATACGATCACCTGCCCGAAGGTGCCTTCTACATGGTTGGTGGCATCGAAGACGTGAAGGCGAAAGCCGAGAAAATGGCGGCAGACGCCGCTTAA
- a CDS encoding MaoC family dehydratase: MLDNLPRGTICIEDIEIGMTRHLRKVVTDTDIEMFAQVSTDHNPVHLDDDYARDTIFEGRIAHGMLTAGLISAVIGEQLPGHGTIYLGQSLRFLAPVRPGDMVLAEVTVTDMDIRKRRVKMDCRCSVDGKPVLEGEATVLAPSAKFD, from the coding sequence ATGTTGGATAATCTGCCGCGCGGGACGATTTGCATCGAAGACATCGAAATCGGGATGACCCGCCATTTGCGCAAAGTCGTGACTGATACGGATATCGAGATGTTTGCGCAGGTCTCCACCGACCATAACCCGGTGCATTTGGATGACGATTACGCCCGTGACACGATCTTTGAAGGGCGCATCGCTCATGGAATGCTGACCGCGGGGCTGATCTCTGCCGTGATCGGCGAACAGCTTCCCGGTCACGGCACGATCTACCTCGGACAGTCGCTTAGGTTTCTTGCCCCCGTTCGCCCCGGCGACATGGTGCTGGCGGAAGTGACAGTCACCGACATGGATATCCGCAAGCGCCGGGTCAAAATGGATTGCCGATGTTCGGTCGACGGCAAGCCCGTTCTCGAAGGTGAGGCCACCGTGCTCGCACCTTCAGCCAAGTTCGACTGA
- a CDS encoding YcgN family cysteine cluster protein yields the protein MSDPIPRKGLAPKFWEQKPLKEMSQTEWEALCDGCGKCCLNKLEDEDSGEVALTRVACRLLDDSTCRCVHYENRHEFVPDCIVLRPDNLDTHAYWMPQTCAYRLLWEGKPLPEWHPLLTGTPDSVHDAGVSVQFDTVSEFDTPFEEWEDHIIEEPT from the coding sequence ATGAGCGACCCGATCCCCCGCAAGGGCTTGGCTCCGAAATTCTGGGAGCAAAAGCCCCTCAAAGAGATGTCCCAAACTGAGTGGGAAGCGCTTTGTGATGGTTGCGGGAAATGTTGCCTGAACAAACTAGAAGACGAAGACAGCGGAGAAGTGGCCCTAACCCGTGTCGCCTGCCGTCTGCTGGACGATAGCACCTGCCGCTGCGTGCACTACGAGAACCGGCATGAGTTTGTGCCCGACTGCATCGTGCTGCGCCCCGACAACCTTGATACCCACGCCTATTGGATGCCCCAGACCTGCGCATACCGCCTGCTTTGGGAGGGCAAACCGCTGCCCGAGTGGCACCCCCTGCTGACCGGCACGCCCGACAGTGTCCATGACGCCGGGGTCAGCGTGCAATTTGATACCGTGTCCGAATTCGACACCCCGTTCGAGGAATGGGAAGACCATATTATCGAGGAGCCCACCTGA
- a CDS encoding F0F1 ATP synthase subunit gamma gives MPNLKDLKNRIASVKSTRKITKAMQMVAAAKLRRAQEAAEASRPYTERFNAVMAGLAASVGGSDSAPKLLSGTGEDKVHLLVVMTAERGLCGGFNSNIAKKAKAHARELLAQGKEVKILTVGKKGRDALRRDMGNLLVGHVDLSDVKKIGYGDAQKIAQDVLNRFDGGEFDVATIFYAKFVNVVMQTPTAQQIIPAKFEAEDGEDSGASTLFDYEPSEEAVLADLLPRGVATAIFSALLENGASEQGARMSAMDNATRNAGEMIDKLTIQYNRSRQAVITNELIEIISGAEAL, from the coding sequence ATGCCAAATCTCAAGGACCTGAAGAACAGGATCGCGTCGGTCAAATCGACCCGCAAGATCACCAAGGCCATGCAAATGGTTGCCGCGGCGAAACTTCGCCGCGCGCAGGAGGCTGCCGAGGCTTCGCGTCCCTATACTGAGCGGTTCAATGCCGTGATGGCAGGGCTCGCGGCCAGCGTCGGCGGCTCCGACAGCGCGCCCAAGCTGCTCAGCGGCACCGGTGAAGACAAAGTGCATCTGCTGGTGGTCATGACCGCCGAACGCGGGCTGTGCGGCGGCTTCAACAGCAACATCGCAAAGAAGGCGAAAGCCCATGCGCGTGAATTGCTGGCCCAGGGCAAAGAGGTGAAAATCCTCACCGTTGGTAAAAAAGGCCGTGATGCGCTGCGTCGTGACATGGGCAACCTTCTGGTTGGCCATGTTGACCTTAGTGACGTCAAAAAGATCGGCTATGGCGACGCGCAGAAGATCGCGCAGGACGTCCTGAACCGGTTCGACGGCGGCGAATTCGACGTGGCGACGATCTTCTATGCGAAGTTCGTGAACGTGGTGATGCAGACGCCGACGGCGCAGCAAATCATCCCGGCCAAGTTCGAAGCCGAAGACGGCGAAGACAGCGGTGCGTCCACATTGTTCGACTATGAACCCAGCGAAGAGGCGGTCTTGGCCGATCTTCTGCCGCGCGGGGTCGCCACGGCGATCTTCTCGGCGCTGCTGGAGAATGGCGCGTCCGAGCAGGGTGCGCGTATGTCGGCGATGGACAACGCAACACGCAACGCGGGCGAGATGATCGACAAGCTGACCATCCAGTACAACCGCTCGCGTCAGGCTGTCATCACCAACGAGCTGATCGAAATCATTTCCGGCGCGGAAGCGCTGTAA
- a CDS encoding 2-hydroxychromene-2-carboxylate isomerase codes for MARIDYFFATLSPYCYLAGNRLEAIAEMHGAEIVYKPFDIVAAFPRTGGLPPAERHPSRNEYRAQDLPRQARKLNLPFNLKPAHWPTNGAPAAYAVIAAQNAGGGDLGKLTHAITRAVWAEERDIGHDDVVRACLEEAGFDPDLANSGLLQGAETYSANLEEAVAQGVFGAPFYIVGDQKFWGQDRLEDLDLHLGGKL; via the coding sequence ATGGCCCGGATCGACTATTTTTTCGCGACCCTGTCACCCTATTGCTACCTCGCCGGGAATCGGCTTGAGGCGATTGCTGAAATGCATGGGGCCGAGATCGTTTACAAGCCGTTCGACATCGTCGCGGCTTTCCCGCGGACAGGTGGTTTGCCCCCAGCCGAGCGTCATCCTAGCCGCAATGAGTACCGTGCGCAGGATTTGCCGCGTCAGGCGCGCAAACTGAATTTGCCCTTCAACCTCAAGCCGGCGCATTGGCCCACGAATGGCGCGCCCGCGGCCTATGCCGTCATCGCTGCGCAGAACGCAGGCGGCGGTGACCTAGGCAAGCTTACTCATGCAATCACCCGCGCCGTTTGGGCCGAGGAAAGGGACATTGGCCATGACGATGTCGTGCGCGCTTGTCTGGAAGAGGCCGGTTTTGACCCCGACTTGGCGAACAGCGGGTTGTTGCAGGGCGCTGAGACCTATTCAGCGAACCTTGAAGAGGCTGTGGCGCAGGGCGTCTTCGGTGCGCCCTTCTATATCGTCGGAGATCAAAAGTTCTGGGGGCAGGATCGGTTGGAAGACCTTGATTTGCACCTCGGGGGCAAGCTGTGA
- a CDS encoding TIGR01459 family HAD-type hydrolase, which translates to MTRIISALTDVSDQYDALFVDLWGCVHDGRKALPDAVAALQAYRKTGGKVVLVTNSPRPRTGVEKQLQQFGVPEDAWDSIATSGDSARSAMFRGAVGEKVWFIGHPGERKFFEPLTLLEDPVDIETVALDQADGIVCTGPIDPMADPDVMRPEFEQAIARGLKLLCANPDIVVDRGEVREWCAGALAALYTKMGGESLYFGKPHGPIYDLARRRLAALDVEISDDRILAIGDGILTDVKGAIDEGIDSLFITGGLAAAETDTTHQPDEEKLTSYLTRESSSPTYAIGFLR; encoded by the coding sequence ATGACCCGCATTATCTCTGCCCTGACCGACGTATCCGATCAATATGACGCGCTGTTCGTCGATCTCTGGGGCTGTGTTCATGACGGGCGCAAAGCGCTGCCTGATGCGGTGGCGGCGCTGCAGGCCTATCGCAAAACCGGCGGCAAGGTCGTGCTGGTCACCAACTCCCCCCGCCCGCGCACGGGCGTGGAAAAACAGTTGCAGCAGTTCGGCGTGCCGGAAGACGCATGGGACAGCATCGCTACTTCCGGCGATTCCGCACGCTCTGCCATGTTCCGCGGTGCGGTGGGCGAAAAGGTCTGGTTCATCGGCCATCCCGGCGAGCGCAAGTTTTTCGAGCCGCTGACCCTTCTCGAAGACCCAGTAGATATTGAAACTGTCGCATTGGATCAGGCCGACGGCATTGTCTGCACTGGCCCTATTGATCCAATGGCGGACCCCGACGTGATGCGCCCCGAGTTTGAGCAGGCCATCGCCCGCGGGCTGAAATTGCTCTGTGCCAACCCCGATATTGTGGTGGACCGGGGCGAGGTGCGCGAGTGGTGCGCCGGGGCATTGGCTGCGCTCTATACAAAAATGGGCGGTGAAAGCCTCTACTTTGGCAAGCCACACGGTCCGATCTACGATCTTGCGCGCCGTCGCCTTGCCGCACTTGATGTCGAAATTTCCGACGACCGTATTCTCGCTATCGGTGACGGCATTCTGACGGACGTTAAGGGCGCGATCGACGAAGGCATCGATTCGCTCTTCATCACCGGCGGTCTGGCGGCTGCGGAAACGGATACCACTCACCAACCCGATGAAGAGAAGCTGACGTCTTACCTGACCCGCGAATCTTCCTCCCCGACTTACGCCATCGGGTTCCTGCGTTAA